A region of the Roseobacter denitrificans OCh 114 genome:
CCACCGCCGTGATGTCAATGAGGGTCGAGAAGCGACATGTGGCGTCCGTCTTGAGGAACTCGACCAGCCCCACGATATTGGACGGTGTTACATCAAGGTTAAGCTCTTTATTGGTCACATCCCATGCCAAGACGCAGTCTGCGCGTTTTGTGGCGATGTAGTTTCCCAATTCCTGCAAAGGCTCTGACATCGGTATCCTCTTTTTCCCCGGGCCAAACCGTCCCGGTTGTTACCGCACGATGGTCCCGGTCCGTCGTATCTTACGTTGAAGTTGCATGATGCCATAAAGCAGCGCCTCGGCAGTGGGCGGGCAGCCCGGCACATAGACATCGACCGGCACGATCCGGTCACAGCCCCGCACGACACTGTAGGAATAATGGTAATAACCGCCACCATTCGCGCAGGACCCCATCGAAATCACATACCTTGGTTCGGGCATCTGATCGTATACCTTGCGCAGCGCGGGTGCCATCTTGTTGGTCAGGGTTCCCGCCACGATCATCAGGTCGGACTGACGCGGGCTGGCACGCGGCGCCGTCCCGAAGCGTTCCATGTCATAGCGCGGCATGGCCGTGTGCATCATTTCAACCGCGCAGCAGGCCAGACCAAAGGTCATCCAGTGCAGCGAGCCGGTGCGCGCCCAGTTGATGATATCCTCCGTGGATGTCAGCAGGAAACCCTTGTCCTGCAACTCACGGTTCAGCTCTTGCGTTGCGACCTCACGGTCGACGCCGGCTGCGTTTACATTCGTTGCCACAGTCATCCTGATAGACCTCCGAACTCTTTCATAAAGTTTCGCACGACGGGGAATATCCGCAGTTAGAAATGCCATACCCCAGCACGGCTGCAAGATCAACGCGACAGCATGGCTCAGTCGTGAATAACCTCTCAAAAATACGATGTTTTTTCACGCATACCGCCAATCAGGCGACAGCCGCAGAGAACCACGCGCCCTGATTCCCCCGCCATGCCCGATAACCCGCTGGATCAGCTTGGAAACGTCACCTGAACGGGGCTGTCTTTGTCCCGCCTGATTCCGCAAAAGGTTGTTTTTCAGGTCGCTACGTCCCTGCCTGAACGGCTATTGCCACTCAAGCGCGCCCTTTTTCCATTCATAGGCAAAGCCGATGGTCAAAACGCCCAGGAAGACCATCATGGACCAGAAACCCACCATGCTGATGTCCTGGAACGCAACGGCCCATGGAAACAGGAAGGCGATTTCGAGGTCAAAGATGATGAACAGGATCGAAACGAGGTAGAACCGCACATCGAACTTCATGCGCGCATCATCAAAAGCGTTGAAGCCGCATTCGTAGGCGGACACTTTTTCGGGGTCCGGGTTGCGCACCGCCAGCACGACAGCCGCGAGGATCAGGACCAGACCAAGACCGATGGCGACCGCCAGAAACACGAGAATCGGCAAATATTCGCGTAACATGTCGTCCAAGGTAATGATCCTTTCTTGGCCTTTTGCGGTGCCTGTGTACGCGCAGTATATGGCTTGGTCAACACGCACGAAACGCTCCGCGCCACTTTTGGAACAGGCTGCACCCATTTGCCGCATCGCTCCGAGATGAGCATGTATCCGCCGTTCGATTTGAAATCACAAACGAGTGATCCAACTATTTGTATAGGCCGGTGCGGCACACCGCGCGCACGGCCCGGAAACACATCAGTGCCGCATGCATCGCGCACGCCAAGACAAGGAAAACACCATGAACAGACGTTCTACCCTCAAAGCGGCCCTTGCCGTCACTGCCCTGACCACCATTTCTGCCTGCGCGACACTGACAGGGGGCGATGACATCGTCGATGTTGCGGCATCCAACGGCAACTTCAACACGCTGGTTGCTGCGGTTCAGGCGGCTGGGCTTGAGGACACGTTGCGCAGCGAAGGTCCGTTCACTGTGTTCGCACCCACCGATGACGCCTTTGCCGCCCTGCCCGCTGGGACCATTGAGGACCTGCTGCTGCCGGAAAACAAGGACAAACTGGTCGGAATTCTGACCTATCACGTGATCCCCGGCGCTGTGATGGCTGCCGACGTGAGTGGCGCAAGCACGGACGTGGCAACCGTTAACGGCGCAATGTTGACCGTCGACGGAACCGGCGATGGTGTTGTCGTCGGCGGCGCAAATGTGACCGCGGCGGACATCAAAGCGTCAAACGGTGTGATCCATGTGATCGACAAAGTGCTGCTGCCCTGATCGAGGCATCGAGACAGACCGCAGGTTTACCCCTGCGGTCTTGATCTTGTTTTCAAACAGCGTGTGGGTCTGTCACTGGACCCAAGCCGCTTTGCGCTTGTCAAAGAAGGCTGCGATACCTTCGGCGGCTTCCGCCCCGTCCCACTGGTCGGCCAAGGCTTCAATTGAATATTCAATCTGTTCCGGAGAAACCGTCGCGCCCAATTCCCGTGCCAGCTTTTTGGCCGCCGCCACCGCACCGGGCGCGCAAGACAGATAGGGCGTGACTTCCTCTTCAACCGCTTGGGCAAAGTCTGTTTGTGGCACCACACGCGCCAGAATGCCCAAGGACACGGCCTGCGCTGCGTCAAAGATACGGCCCGACATAAAGACACGCCGCGCACAGCCCTCGCCCATCCGTCCGATCACGTAAGGCCCGATGGTGGCAGGGATCAGGCCAAGGCGCGTTTCCGTCAGCCCCAGATTGATCGTGTCGACCCCGACCGCGACATCACACACGCAAGCCAGACCGACGCCACCGCCAAAGGCATTGCCCTGCAACGCCCCGATCAGTGGTTTGGGCAGGCTGTTGAGCGCATCCAGCATCATCGCCAGCTTGCGCGCCTCTTCATTGCGGGTGGCGCGGTCCATCGTCATCTGGTCGCGCATCCACCCCAGATCACCGCCCGCGCAGAAACTCTTGCCTGCTCCGGTCAGCACAACGACGCGCACATCCGCATCGGAGCCGAGCCGTTTTGCAGCGGTTGTCAGTTCTTCCAGCATCCGCCCGGACATCGCGTTGTGCTTTTCCGGACGGTTGAGGCTCAGGGTGGCGACGCCGCGCGCATCTGTATCAACCGTGAGGGTATCAAACATTCGAACGTCCTACTGCGCGGGTTCAGGCTGCGTGCGCATGGACCGGGCCAAAGCCGCAGCCTCCGCGATCACTTCGGGATCAAGACCGGTTTCATACCCCAGCGCCGCGAGATGGCGTGCCAGTGTTTCGGTGGCCACATTCCCGGAGGCTCCGGGTGCGAAAGGGCATCCGCCCAAACCGCCCACAGCGGCATCAAAGACTCGCACCCCAAGGCTGAGCGCAGCGTCGATGTTTTCGATCGCGCGGCCATTTGTGTCATGAAAATGCCCGGCCAGCCGACCGACCGGCACCACATCGCGCACCGCAAGCAACATGCGCGCAACACTGTCCGGCGTGCCTGCGCCGATTGTGTCGCCGAGGCTGACCTCATAACAGCCCATCGCAAACAGCTTGTCTGCCACCTCGGCCACCTGCGCCGGAGCCACGGCCCCGTCATAAGGGCATGCCACCACGCAGGACACATAGCCGCGCACGGGCAGATCAATGTGACGCGCCTCTTCTAGAATGGGCGCAAAACGCTCAAGGCTTTCGGCAATGCTGGCGTTGATGTTGGCTTTGGAAAACCCCTCCGAAGCGGAGGCAAAAATCGCGATCTCATCGGCGCCGGCACGGCAGGCGTCCCTGTATCCCTGCATGTTTGGCGCAAGTGCCGCGTAACGCACCCCCGCCGCCCTTGAGATACCGGCCAGCACCTCGCCGGACCCTGCCATCTGCGGCACCCGCTTGGGAGAGACGAAACTCGCAGCCTCGATCCGGTTGAACCCGGCGCGGCTCAGGCAGTCGATGAGCGCGATTTTATCGCGTACCGGTATCTCGCGCTCTTCATTCTGCAACCCGTCGCGCGGGCCCACTTCGTATATCTCACAGTTTCCCAAACTCATCCCTGACGCTCCTGTTGTGGGTTTCGCCTCACTCTAGCGGCCAAGGCGCGTAAAAGTCTTGCGAATAAATTCCACCGCCATTTGGCAACGCCGCTTT
Encoded here:
- a CDS encoding hydroxymethylglutaryl-CoA lyase; its protein translation is MSLGNCEIYEVGPRDGLQNEEREIPVRDKIALIDCLSRAGFNRIEAASFVSPKRVPQMAGSGEVLAGISRAAGVRYAALAPNMQGYRDACRAGADEIAIFASASEGFSKANINASIAESLERFAPILEEARHIDLPVRGYVSCVVACPYDGAVAPAQVAEVADKLFAMGCYEVSLGDTIGAGTPDSVARMLLAVRDVVPVGRLAGHFHDTNGRAIENIDAALSLGVRVFDAAVGGLGGCPFAPGASGNVATETLARHLAALGYETGLDPEVIAEAAALARSMRTQPEPAQ
- a CDS encoding fasciclin domain-containing protein, with the translated sequence MNRRSTLKAALAVTALTTISACATLTGGDDIVDVAASNGNFNTLVAAVQAAGLEDTLRSEGPFTVFAPTDDAFAALPAGTIEDLLLPENKDKLVGILTYHVIPGAVMAADVSGASTDVATVNGAMLTVDGTGDGVVVGGANVTAADIKASNGVIHVIDKVLLP
- a CDS encoding crotonase/enoyl-CoA hydratase family protein; amino-acid sequence: MFDTLTVDTDARGVATLSLNRPEKHNAMSGRMLEELTTAAKRLGSDADVRVVVLTGAGKSFCAGGDLGWMRDQMTMDRATRNEEARKLAMMLDALNSLPKPLIGALQGNAFGGGVGLACVCDVAVGVDTINLGLTETRLGLIPATIGPYVIGRMGEGCARRVFMSGRIFDAAQAVSLGILARVVPQTDFAQAVEEEVTPYLSCAPGAVAAAKKLARELGATVSPEQIEYSIEALADQWDGAEAAEGIAAFFDKRKAAWVQ
- a CDS encoding NADH-quinone oxidoreductase subunit A: MDDMLREYLPILVFLAVAIGLGLVLILAAVVLAVRNPDPEKVSAYECGFNAFDDARMKFDVRFYLVSILFIIFDLEIAFLFPWAVAFQDISMVGFWSMMVFLGVLTIGFAYEWKKGALEWQ
- a CDS encoding NuoB/complex I 20 kDa subunit family protein produces the protein MTVATNVNAAGVDREVATQELNRELQDKGFLLTSTEDIINWARTGSLHWMTFGLACCAVEMMHTAMPRYDMERFGTAPRASPRQSDLMIVAGTLTNKMAPALRKVYDQMPEPRYVISMGSCANGGGYYHYSYSVVRGCDRIVPVDVYVPGCPPTAEALLYGIMQLQRKIRRTGTIVR